From the genome of Bordetella sp. H567, one region includes:
- a CDS encoding aromatic ring-hydroxylating oxygenase subunit alpha: MTDIGRMAQFVPARTQLPVSAYFDEARFKREQELIFKQSALYVGHRKMVPEVGDWRTLVQEKGGRALVHTPQGVELISNVCRHRQALMLGGVAGNVAGSANTAGNLRATGGNIVCPLHRWTYSAQGELLGAPQFDSTPCAKLDRFRLRDCHGLLFEGQRDPLQDIGGLFARPEFDFGDYVLDRVQIHQCNYNWKTFIEVYLEDYHVGPFHPGLGRFVTCDDLAWDFGSWHSVQRVGVHQALANPGSDVYRAWHNRVLDFRQGETPDFGAIWATYFPTHMIEVYPHVLVLSTLHPRGPQDTLNVVEFYYPEEIVAFEREFVEAQQAAYMETAGEDDEIAERMDAGRRALHERGVTEAGPYQSPMEAGMQHFHEWYRRVMAETDPHP; encoded by the coding sequence CAAACAATCCGCGCTTTACGTCGGCCACCGCAAAATGGTGCCAGAAGTCGGCGATTGGCGTACGCTGGTCCAGGAAAAAGGTGGACGTGCCCTTGTCCATACGCCCCAGGGGGTAGAACTCATCTCAAATGTCTGCCGCCACCGCCAGGCCTTGATGCTGGGCGGCGTGGCGGGCAATGTCGCGGGCAGCGCCAACACGGCCGGCAATCTCCGCGCGACGGGGGGCAATATCGTCTGCCCCCTGCATCGCTGGACCTACAGCGCCCAAGGCGAGCTGCTGGGCGCGCCGCAGTTCGACAGCACGCCCTGCGCGAAGCTGGACCGCTTCCGCCTGCGCGACTGCCACGGCCTGCTGTTCGAAGGCCAGCGCGATCCCCTGCAGGATATCGGCGGCCTGTTCGCGCGGCCCGAGTTCGATTTCGGCGACTATGTGCTGGACCGCGTCCAGATCCACCAGTGCAACTACAACTGGAAGACCTTCATCGAGGTCTACCTGGAGGACTATCACGTCGGTCCCTTCCACCCCGGCCTGGGCCGCTTCGTCACCTGCGACGACCTCGCCTGGGACTTCGGTTCCTGGCACAGCGTGCAGCGCGTGGGCGTACACCAGGCCCTGGCCAATCCGGGCTCGGACGTCTACCGCGCCTGGCATAACCGGGTGCTGGACTTCCGCCAGGGCGAAACGCCGGATTTCGGGGCCATCTGGGCAACCTACTTCCCCACGCACATGATCGAGGTCTACCCGCACGTGCTGGTGCTGTCCACGCTGCATCCCCGCGGTCCGCAGGACACCTTGAACGTGGTGGAGTTCTATTACCCGGAAGAAATCGTCGCCTTCGAACGCGAATTCGTCGAGGCGCAGCAAGCCGCCTATATGGAAACCGCGGGGGAGGACGACGAAATCGCCGAACGGATGGACGCCGGCCGCAGGGCGCTGCATGAACGGGGCGTGACCGAAGCCGGGCCGTACCAATCCCCCATGGAAGCCGGCATGCAGCACTTCCACGAATGGTACCGCCGCGTCATGGCGGAAACCGACCCGCATCCGTGA
- a CDS encoding sulfurtransferase → MTSMTLMSVSQLAGRLNDADVRVFDVRHDLGDFAAGRRQFEASHIAGARFLDNERELAGAHTGRNGRHPLPDRAALADLMAAHGVGPDTLVVGYDASGGQYAAHLWWLLRWIGHDRATVLDGGWQAWTAAGLPVESGPAPAPASGGGASPRPSLVEAVDAAAVLANLRTKDFTVVDARAAARYRGEVEPIDPEAGRIPGALNRPYTDNLDADGRFKSPAQLRQEFQAVLGDRTPSSIVHQCGSGITASANLFAMEVAGLSGSRLYPGSWSEWISDPSRPREKG, encoded by the coding sequence ATGACTTCGATGACCTTGATGTCCGTCTCGCAGCTGGCGGGCCGGTTGAATGACGCCGACGTGCGTGTGTTCGATGTGCGCCACGACCTGGGCGATTTCGCTGCCGGCCGGCGGCAGTTCGAGGCGTCGCACATCGCCGGCGCGCGTTTCCTGGACAACGAACGCGAGCTGGCCGGCGCGCATACGGGGCGCAACGGCCGTCATCCGCTGCCCGATCGCGCCGCGCTGGCAGACCTGATGGCTGCCCATGGCGTCGGCCCGGACACGCTGGTGGTGGGCTACGACGCCAGCGGCGGCCAGTATGCGGCGCATCTGTGGTGGCTGCTGCGCTGGATCGGGCATGACCGTGCCACGGTATTGGACGGTGGGTGGCAGGCGTGGACGGCGGCCGGCTTGCCTGTCGAAAGCGGGCCGGCGCCCGCGCCGGCGTCGGGTGGTGGTGCATCGCCGCGGCCGTCCCTGGTCGAAGCGGTGGATGCCGCGGCCGTATTGGCCAACCTGCGCACCAAGGACTTTACCGTGGTCGACGCGCGCGCGGCCGCCCGCTATCGAGGCGAAGTCGAACCGATCGACCCGGAGGCCGGCCGCATACCCGGCGCACTGAACCGGCCGTACACCGACAACCTGGACGCCGACGGGCGATTCAAGTCGCCGGCGCAACTGCGGCAGGAATTCCAGGCCGTCCTGGGCGACCGCACACCGTCGTCCATCGTGCACCAATGCGGCTCCGGCATTACGGCTTCTGCCAATCTCTTCGCGATGGAAGTCGCGGGGTTGAGCGGTTCGCGCCTGTACCCGGGTTCCTGGAGCGAGTGGATTAGCGATCCTTCCCGGCCGCGGGAAAAGGGCTGA
- a CDS encoding DMT family transporter codes for MQALWMLLASLMFAIMGSCVKLATEHDSSLSQVVLFRGLPSVILLLAWARAGRQSIVPRSWKPHFWRNLSGVSSMWLGFFALAHLPLATATSLTYTSPLFIAAWMLGWGGAQRDIVRILSVALGFLGVIAVLRPSIGQDQWLAALLGLASGATAAIAMMQIRQLGRIGEPEWRTVLFFSCAVCLSSVVGLASEGWGDTDLTGYLALTGIGLSGLFGQLAVTRAFGLGSALLTAALQYTTIIFAAILGMAFWQDHLDDMALLGMGLIIAAGLMSIWRTMRESRPAVTSTREKQA; via the coding sequence ATGCAGGCTCTCTGGATGTTGTTGGCGTCCCTCATGTTCGCCATCATGGGTTCCTGCGTGAAGCTGGCAACGGAACATGACTCGTCCCTGTCGCAGGTCGTGCTGTTTCGCGGACTGCCCTCGGTGATCCTGTTGCTGGCGTGGGCGCGTGCCGGCCGCCAGTCCATCGTTCCCCGTAGCTGGAAACCCCATTTCTGGCGCAACCTGTCCGGCGTCAGTTCGATGTGGCTGGGGTTTTTCGCGCTGGCGCATTTGCCGCTGGCCACGGCCACCAGCCTGACCTACACCTCTCCCTTGTTCATTGCCGCCTGGATGCTGGGATGGGGCGGGGCACAGCGTGACATCGTGCGGATCCTTTCGGTGGCGCTGGGCTTTCTTGGCGTGATCGCGGTCCTGCGCCCCAGCATAGGGCAGGATCAATGGCTGGCGGCGCTGTTGGGCCTGGCCTCGGGGGCCACGGCGGCGATCGCGATGATGCAGATACGCCAGCTTGGCCGCATCGGCGAACCCGAATGGCGGACCGTGCTGTTTTTTTCCTGCGCCGTTTGCCTGAGCAGCGTGGTCGGCCTCGCCTCGGAAGGCTGGGGCGATACCGACCTGACCGGCTATCTCGCGCTGACCGGCATCGGGCTGTCGGGCCTGTTCGGTCAATTGGCCGTTACGCGGGCCTTCGGCCTGGGGTCGGCGCTGTTGACGGCGGCGCTGCAGTACACCACCATCATTTTCGCGGCCATCCTGGGGATGGCATTCTGGCAAGACCATCTGGACGATATGGCGCTGCTGGGCATGGGTTTGATCATCGCGGCCGGCTTGATGTCGATTTGGCGCACGATGCGCGAATCGCGGCCCGCCGTCACGTCCACTCGGGAGAAACAGGCATGA
- the htpX gene encoding protease HtpX, translated as MKRIVLFVLTNLAVMLVLSATLRILGIDRYLTANGLNINALLVFSLVVGFTGAIISLLMSKPMAKWSTGAHVIDPNAPRSQREAWLLDTVHQLADRAGIGRPEVAIYEGAPNAFATGAFKNDSLVAVSTGLLESMTEEEVTAVLGHEIAHVANGDMVTLTLIQGVVNTFVVFLARVVGYFIDKAVFRNERGVGAGYYITVIVCEILFGIAASIIVAWFSRQREYRADAGSAHLLSSRDPMIRALARLGGLEPGALPKSFEASGITGGGAVSALFASHPPIQARIAALQRVPL; from the coding sequence ATGAAACGCATTGTTCTGTTCGTGCTTACCAACCTGGCCGTCATGCTCGTGCTGTCGGCCACGCTGCGCATCCTGGGGATCGACCGCTACCTGACCGCGAACGGGCTGAACATCAACGCCCTGCTCGTCTTCTCCCTGGTCGTCGGCTTCACCGGCGCCATCATTTCGCTGCTTATGAGCAAGCCGATGGCCAAGTGGAGCACCGGCGCGCACGTCATCGATCCCAACGCGCCGCGCAGCCAGCGCGAAGCCTGGCTGCTGGATACGGTGCACCAGCTGGCCGACCGTGCCGGCATCGGCCGCCCGGAGGTCGCGATCTACGAAGGCGCCCCCAATGCCTTCGCCACCGGCGCCTTCAAGAACGACTCACTGGTCGCCGTGAGCACGGGGCTGCTGGAGAGCATGACGGAAGAAGAAGTCACCGCGGTACTGGGACACGAGATTGCCCACGTCGCCAACGGCGACATGGTCACGCTGACCCTGATCCAGGGCGTGGTCAACACCTTCGTGGTATTCCTGGCGCGCGTCGTCGGCTATTTCATCGACAAGGCCGTGTTCCGCAATGAACGGGGCGTGGGCGCCGGCTACTACATCACGGTCATCGTCTGCGAGATCCTGTTCGGCATCGCCGCGTCGATCATCGTCGCGTGGTTCTCGCGCCAGCGCGAATACCGCGCCGATGCAGGCTCCGCGCATCTGCTCAGCTCGCGCGACCCCATGATTCGCGCCCTGGCGCGCCTGGGGGGCCTGGAGCCCGGCGCGCTGCCAAAGTCCTTCGAGGCTTCCGGCATTACGGGCGGCGGCGCCGTCAGCGCGCTGTTCGCCTCGCACCCGCCCATCCAGGCGCGCATCGCTGCGCTGCAACGCGTGCCCCTGTAA
- a CDS encoding L-serine ammonia-lyase, protein MAVSVFDLFKIGIGPSSSHTVGPMRAALLFAQGLRRDGLLPSVASVRAELYGSLGATGKGHGTDKGVMLGLMGEAPDTVDPAAVAGMLQAVRASRVLPLLGQHSVPFIEKEHLLFYRREAMAEHPNGMKFHAFDAAGASLREARYLSVGGGFVVTAGAPNTQVIAAHDQLPFPFRTGRQLVDMTASSGLSVAQLMMRNEQVWRGQDEVRVGLDRIWEVMQQCVARGCGIDNPGADGELPGPLRVRRRAPELYRSLTQRAERTLSDPLSVMDWVNMYAIAVNEENAAGGRVVTAPTNGAAGIIPAVLHYYDRFVPGASREGVHDFLLTAAAIGMLYKFNASISGAEVGCQGEVGVACSMAAGGLAAVLGGSVSQVENAAEIGMEHNLGLTCDPVGGLVQIPCIERNAMASIKALNAARMALRGDGHHYVSLDSVIKTMRETGADMKIKYKETARGGLAVNIVEC, encoded by the coding sequence GTGGCGGTTTCTGTCTTTGACCTGTTCAAGATCGGTATCGGGCCTTCCAGTTCGCACACGGTGGGGCCCATGCGCGCGGCCCTGTTGTTCGCGCAAGGTCTGCGGCGCGACGGCCTGCTGCCCTCGGTGGCCAGCGTACGCGCCGAGCTGTATGGCTCACTGGGCGCCACGGGCAAGGGCCACGGTACCGACAAGGGCGTCATGCTGGGCTTGATGGGCGAAGCGCCGGACACGGTCGACCCCGCGGCCGTGGCGGGCATGCTGCAGGCGGTCCGCGCCAGCCGCGTGCTCCCGTTGCTGGGCCAGCACAGCGTACCGTTCATCGAAAAAGAGCACCTGCTGTTCTATCGCCGCGAAGCCATGGCGGAACACCCCAACGGGATGAAGTTCCATGCCTTCGATGCCGCCGGCGCGAGCCTGCGGGAGGCACGCTACCTGTCGGTGGGCGGCGGTTTCGTCGTCACCGCCGGGGCACCCAATACGCAGGTCATCGCGGCGCACGACCAGTTGCCGTTTCCTTTCCGCACCGGCCGGCAACTCGTGGATATGACGGCCTCCTCGGGCCTGAGCGTCGCCCAGTTGATGATGCGGAACGAACAGGTGTGGCGCGGCCAAGACGAAGTGCGCGTGGGGCTGGACCGTATCTGGGAGGTCATGCAGCAATGCGTGGCGCGCGGCTGCGGCATCGACAACCCGGGCGCCGACGGCGAATTGCCGGGGCCGCTGCGTGTCCGCCGGCGCGCGCCGGAACTGTATCGCAGCCTGACGCAGCGCGCGGAACGCACGCTCTCGGATCCGCTGTCCGTCATGGACTGGGTCAACATGTACGCCATTGCCGTCAACGAGGAAAATGCCGCCGGCGGCCGGGTCGTCACGGCGCCGACCAATGGCGCGGCGGGCATCATTCCGGCCGTGCTGCACTACTACGATCGCTTCGTGCCCGGCGCCTCGCGCGAAGGGGTGCATGATTTCCTGCTGACCGCGGCGGCCATCGGGATGCTCTACAAGTTCAATGCCTCGATTTCCGGGGCCGAGGTGGGGTGCCAGGGCGAGGTCGGCGTGGCGTGCTCCATGGCGGCCGGCGGCCTGGCCGCCGTGCTGGGGGGCAGCGTTTCCCAGGTGGAGAACGCGGCCGAGATCGGCATGGAGCACAACCTGGGTCTGACCTGCGACCCGGTGGGCGGCCTGGTACAGATCCCCTGTATCGAACGCAACGCGATGGCGTCGATCAAGGCCCTGAACGCCGCGCGCATGGCCTTGCGCGGCGATGGCCATCACTACGTTTCGCTGGATTCCGTCATCAAGACGATGCGCGAAACCGGCGCCGACATGAAGATCAAGTACAAGGAAACGGCGCGCGGTGGCCTGGCCGTGAATATCGTCGAATGTTGA
- a CDS encoding Na/Pi cotransporter family protein, protein MSGTLTLLDFAGYVALLLWGVHMVQTGVQRAFGAALGAVLGRALGTRLRAFAAGLGITAALQSSTATGLMITGFAAGGVVGLVPALSAMLGANVGTTLIVQLLSFDLTALAPILILFGVWMFRRYPPGRTRDLGRVFIGLGLLLISLHSLVDLFAPFQNAPLLRILLQALGSQPVAAMLVAAGLTWAAHSSVAVVVLLMSMASHNLVAPDAAYAMVLGANLGTAINPIIEGVTGDDPAARRLPLGNLLTRVAGVVIGLVLLPWVGPWMTQLSEDPARAVANFHTLFNAVVALAFLPLLVPYAALLTRWLPKRIDPDDPARPQYLDESAHDIPAVALGNASREALRMADMLQTLLALARAGYKRDNRHRLPQAKQLDIAMDKLETAITLYLATLDRESMTSDDVQRMEEILAFTSNIGHAADITHGGLLSHATRLRKQGWTLAPEQREQLDESLGHLLTNERRAAALFVNADLRQARALAGEKESFRALEVQAAEAHLQKMKSGQVEEAEIGQLYLDILRDVKGVNSYLVGAAAYPVLAKEGELLPSRLRESAN, encoded by the coding sequence ATGTCCGGAACCCTGACGCTGCTCGACTTTGCCGGCTATGTGGCCCTGCTGCTCTGGGGTGTCCATATGGTCCAGACCGGCGTGCAGCGGGCATTCGGCGCGGCGCTCGGGGCTGTGCTGGGCCGGGCCCTGGGAACTCGCCTGCGCGCCTTCGCCGCAGGCCTGGGCATCACCGCGGCCTTGCAAAGCAGTACCGCCACCGGCTTGATGATCACCGGTTTCGCCGCCGGCGGGGTGGTCGGCCTCGTGCCCGCCTTGTCCGCCATGCTGGGCGCCAACGTAGGCACCACCCTGATCGTCCAGCTGCTGTCCTTCGACCTGACAGCGCTGGCGCCCATCCTGATCCTGTTCGGCGTGTGGATGTTCCGCCGCTATCCGCCGGGGCGCACGCGCGACCTGGGCCGTGTGTTCATCGGCCTGGGCTTGCTGCTGATCTCGCTGCATTCCCTGGTCGACCTCTTCGCCCCTTTCCAGAACGCACCGTTGCTGCGCATCCTGCTGCAGGCGCTGGGCAGCCAGCCGGTCGCCGCGATGCTGGTCGCCGCCGGCCTGACCTGGGCGGCGCACTCCAGCGTGGCCGTGGTGGTCCTGTTGATGTCGATGGCCTCGCACAACCTGGTCGCGCCGGACGCGGCCTACGCCATGGTGCTGGGCGCGAACCTGGGCACGGCCATCAATCCCATAATCGAAGGCGTCACGGGCGACGATCCCGCGGCCCGCCGGCTGCCCCTGGGCAATCTGCTGACGCGCGTCGCCGGCGTGGTCATCGGCCTCGTGCTGCTGCCCTGGGTCGGCCCCTGGATGACGCAGCTCTCGGAGGACCCGGCACGCGCGGTCGCCAACTTTCATACGCTGTTCAATGCCGTCGTCGCGCTGGCCTTCCTGCCGCTGCTGGTGCCCTATGCCGCGTTATTGACGCGCTGGCTGCCCAAGCGCATCGACCCGGACGATCCCGCGCGGCCGCAATACCTGGACGAATCGGCGCATGACATTCCCGCGGTGGCCCTGGGCAATGCATCGCGCGAAGCCCTGCGAATGGCCGATATGCTGCAGACCCTGCTGGCGCTCGCACGGGCCGGCTACAAGCGCGACAACCGGCATCGGCTGCCGCAGGCCAAGCAGTTGGACATCGCGATGGACAAGCTGGAAACCGCGATCACGCTGTACCTGGCTACCCTGGACCGAGAAAGCATGACCAGCGACGACGTCCAGCGCATGGAGGAAATCCTGGCCTTCACCAGCAATATCGGCCATGCCGCCGACATCACGCACGGCGGCCTGTTGAGCCATGCCACCCGCCTGCGCAAGCAGGGTTGGACGCTGGCACCGGAACAGCGCGAGCAACTGGACGAGTCCCTAGGACATCTGTTGACCAACGAACGGCGCGCGGCGGCACTGTTCGTGAACGCCGACCTGCGCCAGGCGCGCGCGCTGGCCGGCGAAAAGGAAAGCTTTCGCGCGCTGGAAGTCCAGGCCGCCGAAGCCCATCTGCAGAAAATGAAATCCGGCCAGGTCGAGGAAGCGGAAATCGGCCAGCTGTACCTGGACATCCTGCGCGATGTGAAGGGCGTGAATTCCTACCTGGTCGGGGCGGCGGCGTACCCCGTGCTGGCAAAGGAAGGCGAACTGCTGCCCAGCCGCCTGCGCGAATCGGCGAACTGA
- a CDS encoding dienelactone hydrolase family protein has translation MSFSPAAGTVQDTAIHTSPQGLTHGLIDLPVKDGTISAYYASPEGKTDVPIVCVVQEIFGIHEHIQDLCRRLAKEGYFAIAVNLYERQGDASAYTDIPKLIQDIVAKVPDEQVMADLDASVAWAAQHGGDGNRVGVTGFCWGGRITWMYTAYSPKVKAGVAWYGKLTQGHGPLIKRNAVDVTKELHGPVLGLYGAKDTSIPLEDVETMKQRLAEGNEHAKASKMVVYPDSGHAFLADYRPSYNPQDAKDGWQKMRDWFAQYLK, from the coding sequence ATGAGTTTTTCGCCCGCCGCAGGAACCGTGCAGGACACGGCCATCCATACCAGCCCGCAGGGCCTGACGCACGGCCTGATCGATCTGCCGGTCAAGGACGGCACGATTTCCGCCTACTACGCATCGCCGGAGGGCAAGACCGACGTGCCCATCGTGTGCGTGGTGCAGGAAATCTTCGGCATACACGAACATATCCAGGACCTGTGCCGCCGCCTGGCGAAGGAGGGCTACTTCGCCATTGCCGTCAATTTGTACGAGCGCCAGGGCGACGCGTCCGCCTATACCGATATCCCCAAGCTCATCCAGGACATCGTGGCCAAGGTGCCGGACGAGCAGGTGATGGCCGACCTGGACGCCAGCGTGGCCTGGGCCGCCCAGCATGGCGGGGACGGCAACCGGGTGGGAGTCACGGGTTTCTGCTGGGGTGGACGCATCACGTGGATGTACACCGCCTACAGCCCCAAGGTGAAAGCCGGCGTCGCGTGGTACGGCAAGCTGACACAGGGCCACGGACCGCTGATCAAGCGCAACGCCGTGGACGTGACCAAGGAGCTGCATGGCCCGGTGCTGGGACTGTATGGCGCCAAGGACACCAGCATTCCGCTCGAAGACGTCGAGACCATGAAGCAGCGGCTGGCCGAGGGCAACGAACATGCCAAGGCATCGAAGATGGTGGTCTATCCCGATTCCGGCCACGCCTTCCTGGCGGACTACCGCCCCAGCTATAACCCGCAGGATGCCAAGGACGGCTGGCAGAAGATGCGGGACTGGTTCGCGCAGTACTTGAAGTAA
- the polA gene encoding DNA polymerase I: MNKTLLLVDGSSYLYRAYHAMPDLRNAQGEPTGALYGVVNMLRKLKQDYDAQYAACIFDARGKTFRDDLYPDYKSHRPPMPEDLAAQIEPIHNVVRALGWPVFAIEGVEADDVIGTLARIATEHGIKTVVSTGDKDLAQLVDDDVTLVNTMTGETLDPAGVVKKFGVPPERIVDYLMLIGDAVDNVPGVDKVGPKTAVKWLTEYGSVDKLMEAAETIKGVAGNNLRTAAANFPLTRELLSVRRDCDLSATVPGPEALVPLEEDKEALLALYERYGFRTWLREVSGETERVPVGDSRVAPERPVAPEQVDYQLITDWAAFDAWLDKLRAAPLAAVDTETTSLDEMQARLVGLSFSIEPGVACYIPVAHRGPEAGEQLPKDEVLQRLRAWLEDPAVPKLLHNAKYDAHVLRNEGIRLAGIAEDTMLQAYVLESHRSVSLADLAQRWLGRSGITYEELCGKGANQICFDEVPTERAGHYASEDADFTMRMHGLLRPRVSADAGLERIYKLELLVSEVLTDIERTGVRVDAQALMQQSSALGQEMLTLEQRAYDLAGQPFNLNSPKQLGEILFGRMQLPVVRKTASGAPSTDEEVLSKLAQDYPLPQVLLEYRGLSKLKSTYTDKLPRMINAATGRVHTHYAQAAVITGRLASSDPNLQNIPVRTPAGRRVREAFIAERGVLMSADYSQIELRIMAHVSDDTNLQQAFAAGEDIHRATASEVFGVPLDAVAAEQRRAAKAINFGLIYGMGVFGLASNLGITRDAAQAYIDRYFARYPGVAQYMESTRVLAREQGYVETVFGRRLWLPEIRGGSGPRRQAAERAAINAPMQGTAADLIKMAMVAVHRWIESEKLLTRVIMQVHDELVLEVPDAEVDRVRAELPGLMCDVAQLRVPLVAEVGVGKNWEQAH, from the coding sequence ATGAATAAAACCCTGTTGCTGGTTGACGGTTCTAGCTATCTATACCGCGCCTATCATGCCATGCCTGACTTGCGGAACGCACAAGGAGAACCGACGGGCGCGCTGTACGGCGTCGTCAATATGCTCCGCAAGCTGAAGCAGGACTATGACGCGCAGTACGCGGCTTGCATTTTCGATGCCCGGGGCAAGACCTTCCGTGACGACCTGTATCCCGACTACAAGTCGCACCGCCCCCCCATGCCGGAAGACCTTGCCGCGCAGATCGAACCGATCCACAACGTGGTTCGCGCCCTGGGCTGGCCGGTTTTCGCCATCGAGGGCGTGGAAGCCGACGATGTCATCGGCACGCTGGCCCGCATCGCCACGGAGCATGGCATCAAGACGGTGGTTTCGACAGGGGACAAGGACCTAGCCCAACTGGTGGATGACGATGTCACGCTGGTCAACACCATGACGGGCGAAACCCTGGACCCGGCGGGCGTCGTCAAGAAATTCGGCGTGCCGCCTGAGCGCATCGTGGACTACCTGATGTTGATCGGCGATGCGGTGGACAACGTGCCCGGCGTGGACAAGGTCGGGCCCAAGACCGCCGTCAAATGGCTGACCGAATACGGTTCGGTCGACAAATTGATGGAAGCCGCAGAAACCATCAAGGGTGTGGCCGGCAACAACCTGCGGACCGCCGCCGCGAATTTTCCGCTGACCCGCGAATTGCTGTCCGTACGGCGCGATTGCGATCTATCCGCCACGGTGCCTGGCCCGGAAGCCCTGGTGCCGCTGGAAGAAGACAAGGAAGCCCTGCTGGCGCTGTACGAACGCTATGGCTTCCGGACCTGGTTGCGCGAAGTCAGCGGCGAAACGGAACGCGTACCCGTGGGCGACTCCCGCGTCGCGCCTGAACGCCCGGTGGCGCCCGAACAGGTGGATTACCAGCTCATCACCGACTGGGCGGCCTTCGATGCCTGGCTGGACAAGTTGCGCGCCGCGCCGCTGGCGGCAGTGGATACGGAAACCACATCGCTGGACGAAATGCAGGCTCGCCTGGTAGGCCTGTCGTTCTCGATCGAGCCCGGTGTGGCCTGCTACATCCCCGTGGCCCATCGCGGGCCGGAGGCGGGCGAACAACTGCCCAAGGATGAAGTGCTGCAACGCCTGCGCGCGTGGCTCGAAGATCCGGCCGTGCCCAAGCTGCTGCACAACGCCAAGTACGATGCGCACGTGCTGCGCAACGAGGGCATACGGCTCGCCGGCATCGCGGAAGACACCATGCTGCAGGCCTACGTGCTGGAATCGCATCGCAGCGTCAGCCTGGCCGACCTGGCGCAGCGCTGGCTCGGACGCAGCGGCATTACCTATGAAGAACTGTGCGGCAAGGGCGCCAATCAGATCTGCTTCGACGAAGTACCGACAGAGCGCGCGGGGCATTACGCGTCCGAAGATGCCGACTTCACCATGCGGATGCACGGCCTGCTGCGCCCGCGCGTCAGCGCGGATGCCGGCCTTGAACGCATCTACAAGCTGGAGCTGCTGGTTTCCGAAGTGCTGACCGATATCGAGCGCACCGGCGTGCGTGTCGATGCGCAGGCGCTGATGCAGCAAAGCAGTGCGCTGGGGCAGGAAATGCTTACCCTGGAACAGCGCGCCTACGATCTGGCGGGCCAGCCCTTCAACTTGAATTCGCCGAAGCAGCTGGGCGAGATCCTGTTCGGCCGCATGCAGCTGCCCGTGGTGCGCAAGACCGCCAGTGGCGCGCCGTCCACCGATGAGGAGGTGCTGAGCAAGCTGGCCCAGGACTATCCGCTGCCGCAGGTGCTGCTGGAATATCGCGGCCTGTCCAAGCTGAAGTCCACGTATACGGACAAACTGCCGCGCATGATCAACGCGGCGACAGGACGCGTGCATACCCACTATGCTCAGGCGGCCGTCATCACGGGGCGGCTGGCGTCTTCCGATCCGAACCTGCAGAACATCCCGGTGCGCACGCCGGCCGGGCGCCGCGTGCGCGAGGCCTTCATCGCCGAGCGCGGCGTGCTGATGTCCGCCGACTATTCGCAGATCGAACTGCGCATCATGGCCCACGTGTCGGACGACACCAACCTGCAACAGGCCTTCGCCGCGGGAGAGGACATCCACCGCGCCACGGCGTCGGAAGTGTTCGGCGTGCCGCTGGACGCGGTCGCCGCGGAACAGCGGCGCGCCGCCAAGGCGATCAACTTCGGCTTGATCTACGGCATGGGCGTGTTCGGCCTGGCGTCGAACCTGGGCATTACGCGCGACGCGGCGCAGGCGTATATCGACCGCTATTTCGCGCGCTATCCCGGCGTGGCGCAGTACATGGAATCGACGCGCGTGCTGGCGCGCGAACAGGGTTATGTGGAAACGGTATTCGGGCGGCGCTTGTGGCTGCCGGAGATCCGCGGCGGCTCCGGGCCACGGCGGCAGGCGGCCGAGCGCGCGGCCATCAATGCCCCCATGCAGGGCACGGCGGCCGACCTGATCAAGATGGCCATGGTGGCGGTCCATCGCTGGATCGAAAGCGAAAAACTGCTGACGCGCGTGATCATGCAGGTGCATGACGAACTGGTGCTGGAAGTGCCAGACGCGGAGGTCGACAGGGTGCGCGCCGAACTGCCCGGCCTGATGTGCGACGTGGCGCAGCTGCGCGTGCCGCTCGTGGCGGAGGTGGGCGTGGGCAAGAACTGGGAACAGGCGCACTAG
- a CDS encoding TIGR00730 family Rossman fold protein, producing the protein MSEILTAAEKLRELGPAVSIFGSARVSRESPYYAQAEALSAALAQAGFAIIAGGGPGIMEAANKGAFETGGTSVGLNIVLPHEANNNEYQTISLMFEYFYARKATFFMHSFAYVALPGGFGTLDELFEALTLVQTGKVPPAPIVLMGKEYWRGLVDWLAKTVLSNGMIGAHDLELFIVEDDPKVVVSRIIDFHMRYLSPEQYAPSLPA; encoded by the coding sequence ATGTCAGAGATACTGACCGCGGCTGAGAAGCTGCGCGAGCTGGGTCCGGCCGTCAGCATTTTCGGCAGCGCGCGCGTCAGCCGGGAATCGCCCTATTACGCGCAGGCCGAAGCGTTGTCGGCCGCACTGGCGCAAGCGGGGTTCGCGATTATCGCGGGCGGCGGTCCGGGCATCATGGAAGCCGCCAACAAAGGGGCATTCGAAACGGGCGGCACCAGCGTCGGCCTGAATATCGTTCTTCCGCACGAGGCGAACAATAACGAATACCAGACCATCAGCCTGATGTTCGAGTATTTCTATGCGCGCAAGGCCACGTTCTTCATGCACAGCTTCGCCTATGTCGCGCTGCCCGGGGGCTTCGGCACATTGGACGAGTTGTTCGAGGCCTTGACACTGGTGCAGACAGGCAAAGTACCCCCGGCCCCCATCGTACTCATGGGCAAGGAATACTGGCGCGGTTTGGTCGACTGGCTGGCCAAGACCGTGCTCAGCAACGGCATGATCGGCGCGCACGACCTTGAGCTGTTCATCGTGGAGGACGATCCCAAGGTGGTTGTGAGCCGCATCATCGATTTCCATATGCGCTACCTGTCGCCGGAACAGTACGCCCCATCGCTGCCGGCTTGA